One Bacillus sp. (in: firmicutes) DNA window includes the following coding sequences:
- the spoVT gene encoding stage V sporulation protein T, which translates to MKATGIVRRIDDLGRVVIPKEIRRTLRIREGDPLEIFVDRDGEVILKKYSPISELSDFAKEYAEALYDSLGHIVLITDRDSFIAVAGGSKKEYLNRNIGQVIEKAMEDRQVFLETAEKDIEIIDGIEEKVSSYCIGPIIANGDPIGAVFIMSKEGKQIGEIEKKAAETAASFLARQMEQ; encoded by the coding sequence ATGAAAGCAACAGGTATCGTTCGTCGAATTGATGATTTAGGAAGAGTCGTAATCCCGAAGGAAATAAGAAGAACACTTAGGATTCGGGAAGGAGACCCATTAGAAATTTTTGTGGATCGAGATGGGGAAGTCATTTTAAAGAAATATTCACCTATTAGTGAACTAAGCGATTTTGCCAAGGAATATGCTGAAGCATTGTATGATAGCCTAGGACATATAGTACTAATCACTGATAGGGATTCATTTATTGCCGTTGCCGGTGGTTCGAAGAAGGAATACTTAAACCGTAATATTGGCCAAGTTATTGAAAAAGCAATGGAGGACCGACAAGTATTTTTAGAAACAGCGGAAAAAGATATTGAGATTATTGACGGTATAGAAGAAAAGGTGTCCTCCTATTGTATTGGACCAATCATAGCCAATGGAGACCCAATTGGAGCTGTCTTTATTATGTCTAAAGAAGGTAAACAGATTGGGGAAATTGAAAAAAAGGCAGCTGAAACAGCAGCAAGCTTTTTAGCTCGTCAAATGGAACAATAA
- a CDS encoding polysaccharide biosynthesis protein yields MNKHGILNEKQILKSALILTIAGVITKILSAAYRIPFQNIAGDIGFYIYQQVYPFYGIALILSTYGFPVVISKIIAEVKERKESEASHVMVVSFVFLSLFFIGLFLLLYTGAEKIASVMGDLELSIPLKVVSFSLLFIPILSVLRGFFQGHHNMTPTAISQIGEQTIRVTTILLVTYFLLSKGYSSYIGGAGAVFGSIIGGFCSTLILLLFWIKMNKGNWSSVPKLLPWKSSFIMVKAIVVQGFTICISSLFLILLQLVDAMTLYSQLLESGNFSITAAKVAKGIFDRGQPLVQLGTVVATSLSLTLVPLISSAKARNDFQYIKENVHLSIRISIVVGLGAALGLIAIIKPTNYMLFTNMDGSSVLAILAVTILFSSITMTAAAIIQGLGKPFAPAIYVLISVFCKIIFNYLLIPSFGTTGAAFATVIAYIVATVLHIRLLANMLHLQFFSSYIKKSLFAGLCMVFCLYSYQFLLTQFFTAFQEGSRIVATFQSFSAVILGGIIYLFLIVKTNIFSEQELRALPFGEKLTKVM; encoded by the coding sequence ATGAATAAGCACGGTATTTTAAATGAAAAGCAGATTTTAAAAAGCGCCCTTATTTTAACAATAGCTGGTGTAATTACAAAAATATTAAGCGCCGCCTACCGCATTCCTTTTCAAAACATAGCTGGTGACATTGGTTTCTATATTTATCAGCAAGTGTATCCTTTTTATGGGATTGCATTGATTTTATCTACATACGGTTTCCCAGTCGTCATTTCAAAAATAATTGCCGAAGTAAAAGAGCGTAAGGAAAGTGAAGCTAGTCATGTAATGGTCGTTTCCTTTGTTTTTCTTTCATTATTCTTTATTGGCTTATTTTTGCTTTTATATACAGGTGCAGAAAAAATTGCTTCCGTAATGGGAGATTTGGAGTTATCAATACCGTTAAAAGTTGTTTCGTTTTCTTTATTATTCATACCAATTTTATCCGTCTTAAGGGGGTTTTTCCAAGGTCATCATAATATGACACCGACCGCGATTTCGCAAATTGGTGAACAAACGATTCGAGTTACGACAATCTTACTGGTTACTTATTTTCTACTATCAAAGGGATATTCTAGTTATATAGGTGGAGCTGGTGCCGTTTTTGGGTCAATTATAGGTGGTTTTTGTTCCACGCTTATTCTTCTCCTTTTTTGGATAAAAATGAATAAAGGTAATTGGAGCAGCGTTCCTAAATTATTGCCGTGGAAAAGTAGCTTTATAATGGTTAAAGCCATAGTGGTGCAGGGCTTTACTATATGCATTAGCAGCTTGTTTTTAATTCTTTTGCAATTGGTTGACGCGATGACATTATACTCACAGTTGCTAGAGAGCGGGAACTTTTCAATCACAGCGGCAAAAGTGGCGAAGGGTATATTTGACCGTGGACAGCCGCTTGTTCAATTAGGCACGGTTGTTGCCACATCATTATCATTGACGCTTGTTCCCCTTATTTCAAGCGCAAAGGCAAGAAATGATTTTCAATATATTAAGGAAAACGTGCATTTGTCCATCCGCATTAGTATCGTCGTTGGACTTGGGGCAGCGCTTGGTTTAATTGCTATTATAAAACCAACAAATTATATGCTATTTACGAATATGGATGGCTCATCGGTATTAGCTATTTTAGCTGTTACGATTCTTTTCAGCTCGATAACGATGACAGCAGCGGCGATTATTCAAGGACTTGGAAAACCATTTGCCCCTGCTATTTATGTGTTGATTAGTGTATTTTGTAAAATTATTTTTAACTATTTGCTTATTCCTTCTTTTGGAACGACAGGAGCAGCATTTGCCACGGTCATTGCTTATATAGTAGCTACTGTTTTACATATACGTTTGTTGGCAAATATGCTTCATTTGCAGTTCTTTTCAAGCTATATAAAGAAATCGTTGTTTGCCGGATTATGTATGGTCTTTTGTTTGTATAGCTATCAATTTTTGTTGACTCAGTTTTTTACTGCCTTTCAGGAAGGCAGCCGAATAGTAGCAACATTCCAATCGTTTTCGGCGGTGATCCTCGGAGGAATTATATATTTATTTTTAATTGTTAAAACAAATATTTTTTCTGAACAAGAGTTGCGTGCACTTCCGTTTGGAGAAAAATTAACGAAAGTAATGTAA